A portion of the Candidatus Pristimantibacillus lignocellulolyticus genome contains these proteins:
- a CDS encoding DUF5665 domain-containing protein: MTKPDDDELSKLKQSLDAIEERLVKVTNDLERTQIADYVTLMNRPFKLLWRNFMGGIARGVGSAVGLAFFATFIVWLLQALGALNLPIIGDYIADIVRIVQKQIE; this comes from the coding sequence ATGACAAAACCTGATGATGATGAGCTATCCAAGTTAAAGCAATCTCTCGATGCAATAGAGGAACGGCTAGTCAAAGTTACGAATGACCTTGAACGCACACAAATAGCAGATTACGTAACCCTTATGAATCGACCATTTAAGTTATTATGGCGTAATTTTATGGGTGGAATTGCTAGAGGTGTAGGCTCAGCTGTTGGATTGGCGTTCTTTGCGACGTTTATTGTTTGGCTGCTTCAAGCATTAGGCGCCCTTAATTTGCCGATTATTGGTGACTACATTGCTGATATCGTAAGAATTGTTCAGAAGCAAATAGAATAA
- a CDS encoding molecular chaperone DnaK, with amino-acid sequence MKSTLTSQQLQHFRSILLEDKNSIIQQQQTYAETSPISSQSNVDAELSMYDNHPADQATELYEQERDKSFAQAQLRQLTQIDDALNRIESGNYGSCVTCQSAIDTERLEAIPETLYCQQHANANHVANPQYEYEPLAFTRLNYDDEDYTGFDGEDMSQALWDYGNSNLAQNSQMLDTEFAAEINEELHGYVEPLESFVATDITGSHVHIVRNAAYQEYMKAHEGDEDLELI; translated from the coding sequence GTGAAATCAACTCTTACATCGCAACAACTGCAGCATTTCCGTTCTATTTTGCTTGAAGATAAAAACAGTATTATTCAGCAACAACAAACGTACGCTGAAACATCTCCAATAAGTAGTCAGAGTAATGTAGATGCTGAATTATCAATGTATGATAACCATCCAGCAGATCAAGCAACTGAATTATATGAACAAGAACGCGATAAGTCTTTCGCTCAAGCGCAATTACGTCAACTTACACAAATTGATGATGCATTGAACCGAATTGAATCAGGAAATTACGGAAGTTGCGTAACCTGTCAATCTGCAATAGATACAGAAAGATTAGAAGCTATACCCGAGACACTTTACTGTCAGCAACATGCAAATGCAAACCATGTCGCTAACCCTCAATACGAATACGAACCATTAGCATTTACTCGACTCAACTACGACGACGAAGACTACACCGGATTCGATGGTGAAGATATGAGTCAGGCTTTGTGGGACTACGGAAATAGTAATCTGGCTCAAAACTCACAAATGCTTGATACTGAATTCGCAGCTGAAATCAATGAGGAGCTTCATGGATATGTAGAACCATTAGAAAGTTTTGTTGCTACTGATATAACTGGATCACATGTTCATATTGTACGTAATGCAGCATATCAAGAGTATATGAAAGCTCATGAAGGCGACGAAGATCTGGAATTAATATAA
- the lspA gene encoding signal peptidase II, giving the protein MRFYYYVIAVVVLILDFISKKWIVNNMKIGDHFSVIGDFFQITSHRNRGAAFGILQDQRVFFIIITIVIVGAIIWYAQSVRKSGSVLLLSGLGLVLGGAIGNFIDRARFGEVVDFFKFNFGSYTFPIFNVADSAIVVGVILIMLDTLLSIKEEQKGKVAVENE; this is encoded by the coding sequence ATGCGATTTTATTATTATGTTATTGCAGTAGTCGTTTTGATTTTGGATTTTATATCCAAAAAATGGATTGTTAATAATATGAAGATTGGTGATCATTTTAGTGTGATTGGTGATTTCTTTCAAATTACTTCTCATCGAAATCGTGGCGCAGCATTCGGGATACTGCAAGATCAACGAGTATTTTTCATTATCATTACTATTGTCATTGTTGGAGCAATTATTTGGTATGCTCAATCCGTTCGTAAAAGTGGAAGTGTATTGTTATTATCTGGATTAGGACTAGTACTTGGTGGCGCTATTGGTAACTTTATTGATCGTGCACGCTTTGGAGAAGTTGTTGACTTCTTTAAATTTAATTTTGGTAGTTATACATTCCCGATTTTCAATGTTGCAGATTCTGCAATTGTAGTTGGGGTAATTCTTATTATGCTTGATACGCTTCTAAGCATAAAAGAAGAGCAGAAAGGCAAGGTAGCCGTAGAAAATGAGTAA
- a CDS encoding RluA family pseudouridine synthase — MSNIIEQQENYEFIANDEAQGIRIDKFITDAIENAAISRTQVQEWIKTAHVQVNGAIIKSNYKVQENDTITVRVPETQALEIIAENIPLEVIYEDRDVIVINKPRGMVVHPAPGHPNGTLVNALMHHCKDLSGINGVLRPGIVHRIDRDTTGLLMVAKNDLAHVSLAEQLKEHSVTRRYTALVHGNMPHDSGSIDAPIGRDSNDRKLYTVTDVNAKDAITHFTVIERIGGDYTVVELQLETGRTHQIRVHMKYIGYPLAGDPVYGRNKTIPLKGQALHAGILGFTHPRTGERLQFEVPLPNDFIEILTNLRSR; from the coding sequence ATGAGTAACATTATAGAACAACAAGAGAATTACGAGTTTATCGCTAATGATGAGGCTCAAGGAATACGTATCGATAAATTTATAACGGATGCGATTGAAAATGCAGCAATTTCACGTACCCAAGTGCAAGAGTGGATAAAAACAGCTCATGTACAAGTAAATGGAGCAATTATTAAAAGTAACTATAAAGTTCAAGAAAACGATACGATAACTGTACGAGTACCAGAAACTCAAGCTTTAGAAATTATAGCTGAAAATATTCCATTAGAAGTTATTTATGAGGACAGAGATGTCATTGTAATTAATAAGCCTCGTGGTATGGTGGTGCATCCTGCGCCAGGTCATCCTAATGGTACGTTAGTCAATGCGCTCATGCACCATTGTAAAGATCTCTCGGGTATTAATGGCGTGTTACGTCCGGGTATTGTCCATCGTATTGATCGTGATACGACAGGATTATTGATGGTAGCCAAAAATGATCTAGCACATGTCTCTCTTGCGGAACAATTGAAGGAACATTCGGTTACAAGACGTTACACTGCACTTGTACATGGTAATATGCCACATGATTCTGGTTCAATAGATGCACCAATTGGACGTGATAGTAACGATCGTAAATTATATACGGTAACGGATGTTAATGCGAAGGATGCCATTACACATTTCACAGTGATTGAACGAATTGGTGGGGATTACACAGTTGTTGAGTTACAACTCGAGACTGGTCGTACGCATCAGATTCGTGTGCATATGAAATATATTGGTTATCCATTAGCTGGTGATCCTGTATATGGACGTAATAAAACAATTCCGTTAAAAGGACAAGCACTTCATGCTGGTATTCTTGGTTTCACGCATCCTCGCACAGGCGAACGATTACAGTTTGAAGTACCATTGCCGAATGATTTTATTGAAATATTAACGAATTTGCGATCCCGTTAG
- a CDS encoding LL-diaminopimelate aminotransferase gives MTTMNQHFLELQGSYLFSEVAKRRTKYMEQNPQADVISLGIGDVTRGLPQAVIKAMHAAVDDMVNVETFKGYGPEQGYSFLINEIIANDYRARGVELNNDEVFLSDGSKCDVGNIQEIFSSDSIVAVQDPVYPVYVDTNVMAGRAGAFINDMGRYEKIVYLDCSAENDFKPSLPTQKVDLIYLCYPNNPTGMTLTKEELKVWVDYAIENNCIILFDSAYEAFITEDNVPHSIYEIEGAKKVAIEFRSFSKTAGFTGIRCAYTVVPKEIQGRDVNGNAVSVNELWNRRHTTKFNGVSYVTQKGAEAIYSPEGKAQIRELVDYYMTNAAMIRDGLREAGFSVFGGVNAPYIWLKTPEGYNSWSFFDYLLSEANIVGTPGVGFGQCGEGYFRLTAFGSRENTERAIERIKQLSL, from the coding sequence ATGACAACAATGAACCAGCATTTTCTAGAGCTACAAGGTAGCTATTTATTTTCAGAAGTAGCTAAACGTAGAACGAAATATATGGAACAAAATCCACAAGCAGATGTTATTAGTCTAGGAATTGGTGATGTTACGAGAGGACTTCCGCAAGCAGTTATTAAAGCGATGCATGCTGCTGTTGATGATATGGTTAATGTAGAAACATTTAAAGGATATGGTCCTGAACAAGGATATTCCTTCTTGATTAATGAGATTATTGCTAATGATTATAGAGCTCGGGGAGTAGAGCTCAATAATGATGAAGTGTTTTTAAGCGATGGTTCGAAATGTGATGTTGGTAATATTCAAGAAATTTTTAGTAGCGATAGTATTGTAGCTGTACAAGATCCTGTATATCCTGTTTATGTCGATACGAATGTCATGGCTGGACGTGCTGGAGCATTTATTAATGATATGGGTCGTTATGAAAAAATTGTCTACTTGGATTGTTCGGCAGAGAATGACTTCAAACCAAGTCTTCCTACTCAAAAAGTTGACTTAATCTACTTATGCTATCCAAATAATCCTACTGGTATGACATTAACAAAAGAAGAACTTAAAGTATGGGTCGATTATGCGATCGAAAACAACTGCATTATTTTATTCGATTCTGCGTATGAGGCTTTTATTACTGAAGATAATGTACCTCATAGCATTTATGAGATCGAAGGGGCCAAAAAAGTTGCGATTGAATTCCGTAGCTTCTCTAAAACTGCTGGATTTACTGGTATCCGTTGTGCGTATACTGTTGTACCGAAAGAAATTCAAGGTCGTGACGTGAATGGTAATGCAGTTAGTGTTAATGAGTTATGGAATAGACGTCATACTACGAAATTCAATGGTGTATCATATGTGACACAAAAGGGTGCAGAAGCGATTTATTCTCCAGAAGGTAAAGCTCAAATAAGAGAATTAGTCGATTATTACATGACGAATGCAGCTATGATTCGTGATGGTCTACGTGAAGCGGGCTTCTCAGTATTTGGCGGAGTAAACGCGCCTTACATTTGGTTGAAAACACCAGAGGGGTATAACTCATGGAGTTTCTTCGACTACTTATTAAGTGAAGCTAATATTGTGGGAACACCGGGAGTTGGATTTGGTCAATGCGGCGAGGGTTACTTCCGATTAACTGCTTTCGGTAGTCGTGAGAACACAGAACGTGCAATCGAACGTATTAAACAGCTTAGTCTTTAA